Within the Nicotiana tabacum cultivar K326 chromosome 11, ASM71507v2, whole genome shotgun sequence genome, the region CTATATATTCCATGAATTTCACAAgacaaatataaaatttgaacaaaagtTACTCGGCTCGGCTGAACCAGTAAGCAAAGTCTAGCTCCGCCTGTGCCTGTGGATGATTGAAAAGAGAATTAAGTTGCAAATAAATGAACTAATGCAACTCATCAAACATCGTTTTTCCATTAATCATTCATCAATAGAGCTTCTGAATCTTTGTATAAAAGTCTACAACTATGAAATGAGAGCTTCAATGGTGTATCATGATTCAAAATTGAAGGAGGGGACCAACACGCAGTTGGTTGATTCTGCTCAACGAAGACCATCAATATAGTCATTCAAATAAAATTTAGAAAGTACTCCAAATTCTTTCCTAACATGAAAATGTTGATTCAAAGTGGGTGCTGttaaatattgcttatagtaCCTTCTGGAATTTTATACTGAAATTTGATAGCGTTTGGAgctgatttgaggtgattgagatcgaaattttcagttgaaaatcgaagaagaacacagCTACAATATACCACTACGGTATACAATATGttgtaggagtatatagctatactgcaACACTATACTATTATAGTTTACAAAATAGTATACCGCTACAGTATACTAATATAGTATaggagtatatagttatactgcaacagtatactattatagtatacaatatattgttatGGTATACTGTAATAATATGCAAGATACTGTAACAATATGCtgtaatagtatacaatatacaataatagtatacttattacccgtaaattcacttgtcttttcccttttaatttattttaagctTTTACCCAAGCGTGAGGGGCATActcaaaatgcaaaaaaaaaaaaaattatagtatGCTATATGATGTAATGGTATACTCTTACAATTAGGTCcttttagaattttaatttttttttttgacaactgatattatttcagtttaataattgaattaaatttttttttaactctttgcgTACACTTATATACCCTgttggtatagctatatactataccggtatcatatgttagttaatatttttttgattgtattaactacatttaattggtacacaatttgatttttctttagtaataatatatataaaaaaaatagtgaaaactgtaaatgaaattagattatgaagagaaaaagaatataaaaaacataagttaaataaaattagaaaaggaaaaaagaaaaaaaataagaagaaaacgagggaaaaaaggagaaaagaaaaaagaaaagaaaagaagcatagaaacacaaaaaaaatggagaataaagaaaaatttcCCCACAAAACCTATTATGGGTAGGAAATGTAaatagtttatgggtagaaaaataaatgggtAGACAAGGGtaaataattttgtttttgtgggtagacaagggtaaatagtttaataACAATTGCTCTCCTTGGGTTCCGACCTCCAATTCACGTTCAGAGGAATATATTTGTGAAAATTACATATCTTAAACTACAAGGTGTGGTCGAGTAATATCAATCCCTAACTATTTACGGCATTTCAGGTTTTCAGCACATCACAACCTTGTCAATATAGAACAATAAATAAAATGTGATCAATTAGTTGTCTAATGTAAATAAACTTGCAAAATATTTCTGTTGTTTCTAATGTGTATTGGAATTAAATTGGTCGGAATAGTAGATTCGACAAGATATAAATTGGTTGGAGTTATCAGCTAAACTTTTTAAGATTACAACACAATACATTAGGTGCTGGAAAAATTGAGGCAACAATATGGGGTATATAAAGAGTTCCTTCACCTATCTCGGGAGAATCTGTGATAATAGGCTATCAAAATCAGCAACTCTTTAATGTAAACTAGGGGCATGCTTAATTTGAactctttctcttctttcttgATTTAGTGGGCTTTTCTGCGCTGTCCTTGTTAAGCAAATGTTCATAGTCTTCAAGGCTAGCAAACGGGGATTTTCCGGCACGCTTGTCtgacttccttttctttttccttagatGTACAACATCCTCTTCATCAACTTCATCTGCCTTTTCTACATCATTTTCATCATCACTGCCCGGAATTAATGTCAGCTCCATCATGTTCCAGAAGAGCATTCATCTCATCATCGCTGTTATCACCAAGCAACTCGTCATCATCTTCGTTAGCAACCTCGTCCAAATCACTGTAATCATATTCACCGTTGGCTTCCAAGGGAATCCCACCGGACTCTAACATGCTGTCGATTTCCTCATTTTCACTCTCATCAGCAGCCTCTTCATCAATCTCATCTTCGACATCGCTACCATCCGCAGTCAAAAACTCCTCAGCAGCCTCATCCTCTGacgtcttcttctttttcttcttaggcTTCTTCGACAACTTCATCTTATTTACGTAGAATTTGTGGAAGACGAGATCCTCAGGGGGTACATCTGTTTCAGCCAAGGAGAGAATTTCTGACCCAATCAACTGCCCTTGCATGTCAAGCTGCAAGAAAAACAAGATAAATGTGATAAAACAAGAGATATTAAATAATCACGTCAAACTTACGTGCAAGCAATGACGGAGTAAATCAATTAAAGCCTGAATCAAAGTGGTATTGGTAAATATCCTTTGTTATCTATAACAACTAACCTTCTTAGCTGGTTCAATCTGGGAGGCACCATGCCAAGTGCTTTGTTTTGGTTTCTTTTCCATGAACTTGTCGAGGAAGGCATTCAGCGAAAGATCATTCAGGGGGTTACCATTATACACAATGGTTGCTCCTGAAAGAAGGGTTCTAGCCATGGTAGCAACTGATGGGTGCGCATGCGATACCAGTACCATCAGCTCCCACCAGCTAACACGATCTGCATTGCTGTTTATTTGTACAAGTCAACAAAGAAAAATTACATTTCCTGTATACTCAGAGAAGAAATTGATAAAATATTCTATTACTTGCAGTAGAGAGGTTCGCGTGCTGGCAACAAGAGTGCAGTAATTAGGATATCCCCATTTACACAAGGTCAGATACCAACTACCTATGACTTCGCATTTCTAAGGTGTATTCTACACATACTCCCTCCATTATATTTAATATGACACTTCCGTTTTTATCCATTCCCACCTTTCTAGATTTCTACATCTAGAAACTCTTTAATTTTAGTATATCTTTTTACCCTAAATGATGTCCTATTTTTTTGGAACAGTGGTTTCTTGGCCAGCTTGCGAACCTAAATGAGAATCTCTTACAGGAATGACATGGCATGTTGTAGACCAAAAGACACAAAGGGTACTTTGGTTATGTTTCCAAACAAACACTGTcatataaaaggaaaaagaggaaGTAACAGAACTTATATTTTTATGGAGTCTCtattgtacaatctcccacagagtctccccaatatacaaaaaaaataataataaaacaaaagggaatctccccagcacatcccagcgagtccttttgtaaaaattccccagcaagcttaccccaacaaatcctagaaatcccgctttgaaataaatccccagcatgccccattgtacaaaaatccacacaaagaatccactttgtaaatattccccacagagcttcctttttgtacaaattcccacaaaatacctccaataaaatccccgttgagaacctccaagcaaaacgggacacacaaaaaaaaaaaaaaaagagcctaacgaagcaagtcatcacagaatccggaaataccagcctgagcagtctaaaggtttcgccattcgaatcaaatcagtggcgggacttcgcaacagaaatagagacgcaacaaagcaattgggaacgatcaaggtcaccgaaccgaccgtcatttccgaactaacaattgttctttgtctgaaaagttgaaacaggtataatccaagacaaccgtgcaagaagcaggtgtcgcccaaagatgaaggtacacgggtacaagaaacattttgacaataaagaattcactcaaaaggtaagttcccgcaaaactcccttttatcttctattaaaacaagaaaactcaaaaaaaatagatcatgtagtattctcgaactttatCCCCAgccgatcagcattagggttttaaaccctaaactgaattttccttttagtcagcattagggttttaaaccctaaagtgaactttttcctttcagccagcattagggttttaaaccctaaactgagcttttccatgaaatcagcattagggttttaaaccctaaactgaattttccttttaatcagcattagggttttaaaccctaaactgaattttccttttagtcagcattagggttttaaaccctaaactgaattttccttttagtcagcattagggttttaaaccctaaactgaactttttccttttggtcagcattagggttttaaaccctaaactgaacttttccatttcagccagcattagggttttaaaccctaaactgagcttttccatgcaatcagcattagggttttaaaccctaaactgaattttccttttagtcagcattagggttttaaaccctaaactgaactttttccttttagtcagcattagggttttaaaccctaaactgaacttttccctttcagccagcattagggttttaaaaccctaaactgagcttttccatgcaatcagcattagggttttaaaccctaaactgaatttttcttttagtcagcattagggttttaaaccctaaactgaactttttccttttagtcagcattagggttttaaaccctaaacttaacttttccctttcagccagcattagggttttaaaccctaaactgagcttttccatgcaatcagcattagggttttaaaccctaaactgaactttttccttttagtcagcattagggttttaaaccctaaactgaactttttccttttaggtaggattagggttttaaacccttaaactgaacttttccctttcagccagcattagggttttaaaccctaaactgagtttttccgtgcaatcagcattagggttttaaaccctaaactgaattctccttttagtcagcattagggttttaaaccctaaactgaactttttccttttagtcagcattagggttttaaaccctaaactgaacttttccctttcagccagcattagggttttaaaccctaaactgagcttttccatgcaatcagcattagggttttaaaccctaaactgaattttccttttagtcagcattagggttttaaaccctaaactgaactttttccttttagtcagcattagggttttaaaccctaaactgaactttttccttttaggcagcattagggtttttccaccctaaactgaattcttcctttgttcggcgtcggggttttaaatcctaaactgaacctttccccagctagtcggtattagggctccaaccctgaactgagcatgcatatcctctttcatcaattttatgaatttcctggcgaataattaacgaaattttcctagtgaaactggggcagaaaatttcgttcgtttgttttctcccgcaggtctaacctcgagccacatggatcgaaatgacccacgagatgagtcccagttcggaatcaacgaagaaaagaagaaaaagaaagaagatgtcccgagatatcggagtagaTGGAAGGCGGATTGACTCCAACATTGGATTATGGTCCTAAACCCTGCCAAtcacgtctcactcagtatcccagagttTAAAcgagtcgccgcaactcgcaagcatcaagattcagatcgaagtctacaaacagaatcagctaagacccaagatcaagtcgtaaaagaatcatagataggaatcttgtaactagcagctGACATGCTTATAAGTAGTTAGTTcggtttccaattttcgtttggttgtaataaggcggtcagtgaagcagcagtgacaacagcaacagcagtagcggcaagcattgcaatcccatggtagtcccagctaccaaaacttctcgaactacattgacctgattcctgtttagcccaggatatgtaggaaatctttgaagcaagattcggtcagatctttcaaaaaacatgcttcatacggagtggtccataggcaaaaatcgctcgtacacgctcactttatctttgcacgaaaactcttcgtgtttccgaataaagaggggcagctgtgagcacgtgatttttgttttttgcgcaacagtcgctccaaaagaataaaaattggtcctgctgtacaatttttggatttccttgcggcactttgttgatttatttgtgactttggcccgtttttatttatttactttattaaaacaaaattcaaaaaatgtgtacgtgtcatgcataatctgaaccgtaacatggtttaaatagaaaagcataaacaagcatctttgtccgtgattttgttttgtttaatgttacctgttttgaattattttaatgtgtgtgcaaatagttgtattaggtgtttatttttaatttgattttacttagttttgtattttcataataaaagaaaaagaaaaaaaaaagagaaaaaaagggggcccttcccttccggacttgggccaattttaacaaaattggcccaaacaaacagcccaaacccaggcctgcccggtccagaccacctgatacccagggcgtccaaacgacgccgttttagtcCAGtataatctgggccgttgatctcagattgatcaacggccaagatcacttccccacaacccactaaggaacccgacccgttttcACCCGGGCCAACCCAAAACCCTTtaccctcaaaacgacaccgttccacttaagaccatcagatccaagccattgatttcagttgatccaacggctgagatcaacccacccattccatatataaaccctttaaccttaccctgccccccccccccatccgacaccccagcctccgtcttcaacctcatccccatcaaaccctagagccgcccctgtatcccccaccatgaaaaccggcggcatgaacgccggtgaccttcaccttaacaccatagaaccccctcaccaccctgaacatagacctgttgaccgcttagttcgaatcatcccctaggtcctcgaatcttcatttgaagattcgagtcaaaactcggtttacaccaaccaaccccagcttcacaccagacactccccagaccctcctcgtgaccaaaccatacttggtttggtccgaatctgatcagggaagcatgaatcccagatctgagtttcggaactttgtagttcttcaTCACTGGTCCATGTCAGTCCGAGCCacagagattaaggtctaatggaccttaatcgaagtgtttctcttctgagaaacacttcgattaaagtccgttcagccttaagaaaggcctgtccaaatccgagttcaaacttttgacttttcaagttttaaggtgagtctgctttctttcctttacttgttttagtccgtgtgatttgttttaaaagtctgttcatattttgttttaattttatcaacttttgtttatccactttacctgaacctctgtgttcGTCTGAATCCCCCCCTCATATTCTGATAAGgcatatgtatttgttgtgcaatagGTTTGAATTTCAAGTTTgtactgactagttgactcctcgagtgcatttctgcttagtcagtataattcgaaccatgtatcgatactgtttaaatgtctgattttttgctacgattgtgtatgttaatgctaatatagtcgagccgacatatgtcgtcaattagtttcaactgtctgaacaaagtaaatcgatttgcttctgttgaacattttacctgaatcaattaagaaccagttttgcttacttatagctgttgatttggatcagtaatgtaaaagggatgtttggtttaaactctgaattggagggcatgtgcactcgtgcacagcatgtgcattgatgcacctcatgtgctttgtgcacagcctgttttcctgcataaaagggattttgagttaaaaatggtttgacagcatatgctgtcagatatattctactgcccatacttgcttttagttaataaaataggaaagataagtctgccagggaatattgatgggtttaatacttaattagctaaggtggaactgaaaatggaaggcacatgggaggggtatggtgatagtttaaaacaggctgttaaaaggggtaaggAGGGCATATAAAAGGGGCAGACATCTGACTGAGGTGGGGGGGAGATACAGAATTAGAGGGggaaagaaaaatacacacacggggaggagttttgaaagagaaagcttgaaatacatacaAAGAGATACAGACAGAAGAGAAATACATACACTGTGaggatagaaaagaaaagagagagttgacagaaatagaaagagagcaagaaagagataaaacagattaggaaatcagaaacttggtcttgtttgtctgaagCTCATCTATTGTCAATACGTTAGGCAGTGTTGCTTCTTCTAAATTTCAATCGAGATTGTCGTTAGTGTTTGTTGCATTTGGTATATCCctgaattggattgtctggagtatTGTTGCCATCACACTGTGTGCTGTTTCATTTGGCTTTCTCTtcttcaactctagttccaccTCGCAATAGAATATGGGGTATATAAAGAGTTCCTTCACCTATCTCGGGAGAATCTGTGATAATAGGCTATCAAAATCAGCAACTCTTTAATGTAAACTAGGGGCATGCTTAAT harbors:
- the LOC142166541 gene encoding protein SLOW WALKER 2-like, whose product is MVLVSHAHPSVATMARTLLSGATIVYNGNPLNDLSLNAFLDKFMEKKPKQSTWHGASQIEPAKKLDMQGQLIGSEILSLAETDVPPEDLVFHKFYVNKMKLSKKPKKKKKKTSEDEAAEEFLTADGSDVEDEIDEEAADESENEEIDSMLESGGIPLEANGEYDYSDLDEVANEDDDELLGDNSDDEMNALLEHDGADINSGQ